The Acidobacteriota bacterium genome contains a region encoding:
- a CDS encoding JAB domain-containing protein: protein MPRKKTLAQAVERAEKELQRCCRRLADLFRQTPLRTSHLQVRIDGLKPRSSRLEELSPPMVRLPAATLRLPREELLPALLHAMVHWINAQQGIADCNHSGYHNQKFKRLAEAVGFAVGDRLPKTGWTDLQPTPDLLQALADFPLRLDPLRRLADLLPDRSPSPRIHCRPNLPIGLAASPYWRTAETVLPKLPRYRLQLLHEAQQPIETYPKLETTADAAALFWQILHTFDREAVAVLFLDTRRRVLGYDIPYIGILNRANVEPRGILTPALLMNAAAVAVAHNHPSGDATPSREDEVFTRRVVEAGKVLGIEVVGSVVVGGRGLWRKVGPSRC, encoded by the coding sequence GTGCCTCGGAAGAAGACCCTGGCCCAAGCCGTCGAGCGGGCCGAGAAGGAGCTGCAACGCTGCTGCCGGCGCCTGGCCGACCTGTTCAGGCAGACCCCCCTCCGCACCAGCCACCTCCAGGTCCGCATCGACGGTCTCAAACCCCGTAGCAGCCGACTCGAAGAACTGAGCCCTCCAATGGTGCGGCTCCCGGCAGCCACACTTCGCCTACCCCGTGAGGAGCTCCTGCCCGCGCTGCTTCACGCCATGGTGCACTGGATCAACGCCCAACAGGGTATCGCCGACTGTAACCACTCCGGCTACCACAACCAAAAGTTCAAACGCCTCGCCGAGGCCGTGGGCTTCGCCGTCGGCGATCGCCTACCCAAGACCGGCTGGACCGATCTCCAACCCACACCAGACCTCCTCCAAGCCCTCGCCGACTTCCCCCTCCGCCTCGACCCTCTCCGCCGCCTCGCCGATCTCCTTCCGGACCGCTCGCCATCACCCCGAATCCACTGCCGCCCCAACCTCCCCATCGGCCTCGCTGCCAGCCCCTACTGGCGCACCGCCGAAACCGTCCTCCCCAAGCTCCCGCGCTATCGCCTCCAGCTCCTCCACGAAGCGCAGCAACCCATCGAGACCTACCCCAAGCTAGAAACCACCGCCGACGCCGCAGCTCTCTTCTGGCAGATCCTCCACACCTTCGACCGCGAAGCCGTCGCCGTCCTCTTCCTCGACACCCGCCGACGCGTCCTCGGCTACGACATCCCTTACATCGGCATCCTCAACCGGGCGAACGTCGAGCCGCGGGGCATCCTGACGCCAGCGTTGCTGATGAACGCCGCGGCAGTGGCGGTCGCCCACAACCACCCATCGGGTGATGCGACGCCGAGTCGTGAGGATGAGGTGTTTACGCGGCGAGTGGTGGAAGCTGGGAAGGTGCTGGGGATCGAGGTGGTGGGGTCGGTTGTGGTGGGTGGAAGGGGATTGTGGCGAAAAGTAGGACCGAGCCGCTGTTAA
- a CDS encoding S8 family serine peptidase, which produces MRHRSSLAGLLLSLLFAVPALGADGLLTTAQVERLETGRKVGAEVLAELQRVPQTRVMIAFAVDTPGGASLDPLSDVGRRAIAEAGDRVLQRVALEDFQVAHRFRSINAVAGNLSTYGLLALADAPEVLRIDLDAGGEGHQMDEAMPLINIDDVQNQGLTGKGVTVAVLDSGLDLDHADLLDDVVGERCFCSGGGTGCCPDGTSDQQGPGSAEDDHGHGTNVAGVLTSAGTLAPLGGAPDVDIVAIKVLDENNSFCCSSDILAGLDWILNERPDVDLVNLSLGTSALYAGDCDAANAITQAYASVIDSLRARGTTTFASSGNSSATNAMTAPACVASALSVAAVYDADLGSTTFGDCTDATTAADQITCFSNTATTTDLLAPGAAMTSTGIDGGSSTYYGTSQAAPTAAACAALLLEAVPNATPDLIESALEASSTQITDPDTGLTFPRIDCAEAQDAIRVIFKDDFETGELSRWTTVTSQ; this is translated from the coding sequence ATGCGTCACCGTTCTTCGCTCGCCGGCCTTCTCCTCTCGCTGCTGTTCGCGGTCCCCGCCCTCGGCGCCGATGGGCTGTTGACCACCGCCCAGGTGGAACGCTTGGAGACCGGTCGCAAAGTCGGAGCCGAAGTTCTCGCCGAGCTGCAGAGAGTTCCCCAGACCCGGGTGATGATCGCCTTCGCCGTCGACACCCCAGGAGGCGCCTCCCTCGACCCCCTCTCGGACGTCGGCCGCCGCGCCATCGCCGAGGCCGGTGATCGGGTGCTCCAGCGGGTCGCCCTTGAAGACTTCCAGGTCGCCCACCGCTTCCGCTCCATCAACGCCGTCGCCGGCAACCTCTCCACCTACGGGCTCCTGGCCCTCGCCGACGCTCCCGAGGTGCTGCGCATCGACCTCGACGCCGGCGGTGAAGGCCATCAAATGGACGAGGCGATGCCCCTGATCAACATCGACGACGTCCAGAATCAGGGTCTGACCGGCAAGGGTGTGACCGTCGCCGTGCTCGACTCCGGGCTCGATCTCGATCACGCCGACCTGCTCGACGACGTCGTCGGCGAGCGCTGCTTCTGCTCCGGTGGCGGCACCGGCTGCTGCCCCGACGGCACCAGCGATCAGCAAGGTCCGGGCAGCGCCGAAGACGACCACGGCCACGGCACCAACGTCGCCGGCGTGCTCACCTCCGCCGGCACCCTCGCCCCCCTCGGCGGCGCTCCCGACGTCGACATCGTTGCCATCAAGGTGCTGGACGAGAACAACTCCTTCTGCTGTTCTTCGGACATCCTCGCCGGCCTCGACTGGATCCTCAACGAGCGCCCGGACGTCGATCTGGTGAACCTGAGCCTCGGCACCAGCGCCCTCTACGCCGGCGACTGCGATGCAGCCAACGCCATCACTCAGGCCTACGCCTCGGTGATCGACTCGCTCCGCGCCCGCGGCACCACCACCTTCGCTTCCAGCGGCAACTCGTCGGCCACCAACGCCATGACCGCTCCCGCCTGCGTCGCCTCGGCGCTCTCCGTCGCCGCGGTCTACGACGCCGATCTCGGCAGCACCACCTTCGGCGATTGCACCGACGCCACCACCGCCGCCGACCAGATCACCTGCTTCTCGAACACCGCGACCACCACCGATCTGCTGGCCCCCGGCGCGGCGATGACCTCCACCGGCATCGACGGCGGCTCCTCGACCTACTACGGCACCTCCCAGGCCGCCCCCACCGCCGCCGCCTGCGCCGCGCTGCTCCTCGAAGCCGTGCCCAACGCCACCCCCGACCTCATCGAATCCGCCCTCGAAGCCTCCTCCACCCAGATCACCGACCCTGACACCGGCCTCACCTTCCCCCGCATCGACTGCGCCGAGGCCCAGGACGCCATCCGCGTCATCTTCAAAGACGACTTCGAAACCGGCGAGCTCTCCCGCTGGACGACAGTCACCAGCCAATAG
- a CDS encoding DEAD/DEAH box helicase gives MNFSDLDLHPSLLRGISDLGWTEPTPVQRKAVPAGLEGRDLLAAAMTGSGKTAAFLLPMLQRFVEQSRGHKGQRGGQQPNRQPNRQQGHVRALVLTPTRELAAQVESDLKAIARHTRITSVTVFGGVNPRPQERALRRGVDVVVATPGRLLDHLSQPWCNLDQIEVLVLDEADRMLDMGFLPDVKRILRQLPKQKQTFFFSATLPKPIVQLSRELLHDPARVDVERKAAPAKGIDQAILPVPEKLKPALLLEMLRRDHVDTALVFTRTKHRANRLAEFLDKAGIACDRIHGNRSQNQRQKALSAFKHGRLQVLVATDIAARGIDVEALPHVINFDVPGQAEDYIHRVGRTARARSTGTALTFASPKEERELRAIERAVGERLERKQIEGFDYNAQPNGRFEIPIGERIAEIRARKSQDRERSRAKAEKRGGGRGGSRPNSNRSDSGRSDSGRSDSDRSGSGRPRRRRSRRRANSPR, from the coding sequence GTGAATTTTTCCGATTTGGATCTTCATCCCTCGCTTCTGCGGGGAATCTCCGACCTCGGCTGGACCGAGCCCACCCCCGTGCAGCGCAAGGCGGTACCGGCGGGGCTCGAGGGCCGCGATCTGCTGGCCGCTGCCATGACCGGCAGCGGCAAGACGGCGGCGTTCCTGCTGCCCATGCTGCAGCGCTTCGTGGAGCAGAGCCGAGGCCATAAGGGGCAGCGAGGCGGTCAGCAGCCCAATCGACAGCCCAATCGACAACAAGGGCACGTGCGCGCTCTGGTGCTGACCCCCACCCGAGAGCTGGCGGCGCAGGTCGAAAGCGACCTCAAGGCCATCGCCCGTCACACCCGCATCACCTCCGTCACGGTCTTCGGCGGCGTCAATCCCCGGCCTCAGGAGCGCGCCCTGCGCCGCGGGGTGGACGTGGTGGTGGCGACCCCGGGACGTCTGCTGGACCATCTCAGCCAGCCGTGGTGCAACCTCGACCAGATCGAGGTCCTGGTGCTGGACGAGGCGGACCGCATGCTCGACATGGGCTTTCTCCCCGACGTCAAGCGCATCCTCCGGCAGCTGCCGAAGCAGAAGCAGACCTTCTTCTTCTCGGCGACCTTGCCGAAACCCATCGTCCAGCTGAGCCGCGAGCTGCTCCACGATCCGGCACGGGTGGACGTCGAGCGCAAGGCGGCGCCGGCCAAGGGCATCGATCAGGCGATCCTGCCGGTGCCGGAGAAGTTGAAGCCGGCGCTGCTGCTGGAGATGCTGCGCCGGGACCACGTGGATACGGCGCTGGTCTTCACCCGCACCAAGCATCGCGCCAATCGTCTGGCGGAGTTCCTTGACAAGGCGGGCATCGCCTGCGACCGCATCCATGGCAACCGCAGCCAGAATCAGCGGCAGAAGGCGTTGTCGGCGTTCAAGCACGGCCGGCTGCAGGTACTGGTAGCCACCGACATCGCCGCCCGCGGCATCGATGTCGAGGCCTTGCCCCACGTGATCAACTTCGACGTGCCGGGGCAGGCGGAGGATTACATCCACCGCGTCGGCCGTACCGCTCGAGCCCGCTCCACCGGCACCGCCCTGACCTTCGCGTCTCCCAAGGAGGAGCGGGAGCTCCGAGCCATCGAGCGCGCCGTGGGCGAGCGGCTGGAGCGCAAGCAAATCGAGGGCTTCGATTACAACGCCCAGCCCAACGGCCGCTTCGAGATTCCCATCGGCGAGCGCATCGCCGAGATCCGCGCCCGCAAGAGCCAGGATCGGGAGCGCTCCCGGGCGAAGGCGGAGAAGCGGGGAGGGGGCCGCGGTGGATCCCGTCCCAACTCGAACCGTTCGGATTCTGGCCGCTCTGATTCCGGGCGCTCGGATTCCGATCGTTCCGGCTCGGGCCGTCCCCGCCGCCGCCGGTCTCGGCGCCGCGCCAACAGCCCGCGGTAA
- a CDS encoding DUF6526 family protein: MADTPSQNVSNHSRYHPLYHFILFPILFIYLILTVVQVVRDPGFFHLYSVVVALAFLIMAWLIRAYPLKVQDRLIRLEETLRCQRVLDEPLRSRIGELRPRHCVALRFASDEELPELVERILAGELNTQKEIKQAIRSWRPDHFRV, from the coding sequence ATGGCCGATACCCCTTCGCAGAACGTCTCCAACCACAGCCGCTACCACCCCCTCTACCACTTCATTCTCTTTCCCATCCTCTTCATCTACCTGATCCTGACGGTGGTCCAGGTGGTCCGAGACCCGGGCTTCTTTCACCTCTACTCGGTGGTCGTGGCCCTGGCCTTCCTGATCATGGCCTGGCTGATTCGTGCCTACCCGCTGAAGGTCCAGGACCGCCTGATCCGCCTGGAAGAAACCCTGCGCTGCCAGCGGGTGCTCGACGAGCCTCTGCGCTCCCGCATCGGCGAGCTGCGGCCGCGGCATTGCGTCGCGCTGCGCTTCGCCTCCGACGAAGAGCTGCCGGAGCTGGTGGAGAGGATCCTCGCCGGCGAGCTCAACACCCAGAAAGAGATCAAGCAGGCCATCCGCTCCTGGCGCCCCGACCACTTCCGCGTCTGA